One genomic window of bacterium includes the following:
- a CDS encoding DUF59 domain-containing protein: MPVPSKEQIIEVLKPIHDPEIRIGIVDLGLIYDVVPEDDGVVKVKMTLTTPACPYGEMLLAMVHREVEQMDGVTKVEVVLVWDPPWDPKEMCSDYAKDILGIW, from the coding sequence ATGCCGGTACCTTCCAAAGAACAGATCATTGAGGTCCTCAAGCCGATTCATGACCCGGAGATCCGGATCGGGATCGTTGACCTGGGTTTGATATACGATGTTGTCCCGGAAGATGACGGAGTCGTCAAAGTCAAGATGACCCTCACCACTCCTGCCTGCCCATATGGCGAGATGTTGCTGGCGATGGTTCATCGCGAGGTTGAGCAGATGGATGGCGTCACCAAGGTCGAAGTCGTCTTGGTCTGGGACCCGCCCTGGGACCCCAAAGAAATGTGCTCAGATTATGCCAAGGATATCCTCGGCATCTGGTAG
- the sufD gene encoding Fe-S cluster assembly protein SufD, with product MTETGYTIPEFAPELERGPKWLRELRHFARENFNATPLPPRGLHLWRYTDPAKFVVDRDAIADTAFTDSYDAIERLEKQHLAEGHISCLVTDLGGRRVEVFGTDALTKQGVVVKPLSEAVESHHEIVSQYLYKLIGAKTGKFEALNGALWNDGIFIYVPDGKSVEQPMHLLREAGLANSAQYPRLLVVVGKNAELTLIDEYGGGAPDATSGVAHSNGAVEIFGLQDSRVRYVSLQRQAEGTHSYLTHRASAAQGANMLTIALVFGAAVTKQNFGVIMNGPGAESNMYGVLFGAARQHFDNHTLHHHAVGKTKSNIDFKVVLRDRALSAYTGLIRIDHNAQVCEAYQENRNLLLNPNTRAESIPELEILNEEVTCTHGATVGPIDPMDLFYLKSRGIHHPDAVRMVVTGFIAPTLKLVPADLQERIAKYAAERLEVI from the coding sequence ATGACTGAGACTGGATATACGATACCTGAATTTGCTCCGGAACTGGAGCGCGGCCCGAAATGGCTTCGCGAATTGCGCCATTTCGCCCGTGAGAACTTTAATGCCACCCCCCTGCCCCCGCGCGGGCTGCATCTCTGGCGCTACACCGACCCGGCCAAGTTCGTGGTCGATCGCGACGCCATAGCTGATACGGCATTCACTGACTCATACGATGCCATTGAACGCCTGGAAAAACAGCATCTGGCCGAGGGTCATATCTCCTGCCTGGTGACTGATCTGGGTGGACGACGCGTCGAAGTCTTTGGCACCGATGCCTTGACAAAACAGGGTGTGGTGGTCAAGCCGCTTTCTGAAGCGGTTGAATCACACCATGAGATCGTCTCGCAGTATCTCTACAAATTGATCGGCGCCAAAACCGGCAAATTCGAGGCGCTCAATGGCGCCCTCTGGAATGATGGTATCTTCATCTACGTACCGGATGGCAAGTCGGTCGAACAGCCGATGCACCTCTTGCGCGAGGCTGGCCTGGCCAACTCTGCGCAATATCCCCGACTTCTGGTGGTCGTCGGCAAAAATGCTGAATTGACCCTTATCGATGAATACGGCGGTGGCGCTCCCGATGCCACGAGCGGTGTTGCACATTCCAATGGTGCAGTCGAGATCTTTGGCTTGCAAGACAGCCGCGTCCGCTACGTCAGCCTGCAACGCCAGGCGGAAGGAACGCATTCCTACCTGACTCACCGCGCCAGCGCGGCCCAGGGTGCGAATATGCTGACAATCGCGCTCGTTTTCGGCGCGGCAGTCACTAAACAGAATTTCGGTGTCATTATGAACGGCCCCGGTGCAGAATCGAACATGTATGGAGTTCTGTTCGGCGCGGCCAGACAGCATTTTGACAATCACACGTTGCACCACCACGCGGTCGGCAAAACCAAATCGAATATCGATTTCAAGGTTGTGCTCCGTGACCGTGCGCTCTCTGCGTATACCGGCTTGATCCGGATCGATCACAATGCCCAGGTGTGCGAAGCGTACCAGGAAAACCGGAACCTGCTTCTCAACCCGAATACGCGGGCGGAGTCGATCCCCGAACTGGAGATCCTCAACGAAGAAGTAACCTGTACTCACGGCGCAACGGTTGGACCGATCGACCCGATGGACCTCTTTTACCTCAAGAGCCGTGGGATCCACCACCCCGACGCGGTTCGCATGGTGGTGACAGGCTTCATCGCGCCCACGCTGAAACTGGTCCCGGCCGACCTTCAGGAGCGAATCGCGAAATACGCCGCCGAACGGTTGGAGGTCATCTGA
- a CDS encoding Rieske 2Fe-2S domain-containing protein, whose product MGAFVRVASVDDIPAGKLKAFEIGYNRFIVAHTAEGFYAVNDECTHDGEPIHTGRIRGEEIMCTRHGARFHLHTGEVTAPPALVPIETLQVKVEDNDIFVFLD is encoded by the coding sequence ATGGGTGCTTTCGTCCGGGTGGCCTCTGTCGATGACATTCCTGCAGGAAAATTAAAGGCTTTTGAGATCGGCTACAATCGGTTCATTGTCGCCCATACCGCCGAAGGGTTTTATGCGGTAAATGACGAGTGTACCCACGACGGCGAGCCGATCCATACCGGAAGGATTCGCGGCGAGGAGATCATGTGTACCCGCCACGGCGCCCGATTCCACCTGCATACCGGCGAGGTTACCGCTCCGCCGGCGCTCGTCCCGATCGAAACTCTGCAGGTAAAGGTTGAAGACAACGATATTTTTGTGTTCCTTGACTAA
- a CDS encoding ABC transporter ATP-binding protein, with product MSQAMVKVENVFKSYWRDTIEIPVLRSISFSIPEGEFVALMGPSGSGKTTLLNLLAGIDRPTQGNVTVAESQISGLSDAELARWRQRNIGFIFQFYNLIPVLTAFENVELPLMLTKLNKAERKKQVETALSIVGLGDRMRHYPNQLSGGQEQRVAIARALVTDPNVILADEPTGDLDKKSAEDIMELLSQLNKQYKKTIVMVTHDPRAAEKAHITRHLDKGELVNGNGAK from the coding sequence ATGTCACAAGCGATGGTCAAAGTCGAAAATGTCTTTAAGTCGTACTGGCGCGACACGATCGAGATACCGGTACTTCGGTCAATCTCCTTCTCCATCCCCGAAGGAGAATTCGTCGCCCTCATGGGGCCATCAGGCTCCGGCAAAACCACTCTGCTCAATTTGCTGGCAGGGATCGACCGCCCTACCCAGGGAAATGTGACTGTAGCTGAATCCCAGATCTCCGGACTGAGTGACGCTGAACTTGCCCGCTGGCGCCAGAGAAACATCGGATTCATCTTCCAGTTCTACAACCTTATCCCTGTGCTCACCGCCTTCGAAAATGTTGAGCTTCCCCTGATGCTGACCAAACTGAACAAGGCTGAGCGAAAGAAACAGGTCGAAACCGCCCTGAGTATCGTTGGCTTGGGTGACCGGATGCGGCACTACCCGAATCAGCTCTCCGGTGGACAGGAACAGCGCGTAGCTATCGCCCGTGCCCTGGTGACCGATCCAAACGTTATCCTGGCCGATGAGCCTACCGGCGACCTCGACAAAAAGTCCGCCGAAGATATCATGGAGCTGTTGTCGCAGCTTAACAAACAGTACAAGAAGACCATTGTGATGGTCACTCACGATCCCCGGGCGGCAGAAAAGGCGCACATCACCCGTCACCTGGACAAAGGTGAGCTGGTCAACGGGAACGGGGCAAAGTGA
- a CDS encoding efflux RND transporter periplasmic adaptor subunit, which produces MEENTPRPDLSALRISKEKRFDDRPRSKAWTWIGLVLLLAAIIVGYFIFKESVTPGTQVKVGTASMISGSDAAASLVATGYVVAQRKAEVASKGTGRLVRLDFEEGDVVKSGEVIAILDNEDIRANLQVAKAQLEQAKVDSLNAGRTYRRYTGLKESGAVTTAEVETAESNYMAALAAVAGAEASVTTASVNLENTYIRAPFAGTILTKNAEVGEIVAPFASSASSKGSVVTLADMNSLEVEADVSESNINRVQVGQPAEIILDAYPTVRYAAKVKKIVPTADRSRATVLTKVTFTQIDDKVLPEMSARVNFFLDTAAAASTTARILAVPKDAITDRDGQSVVFRIDGELVTMVPVETGRELGRMVEVISGLANGDRVVLTPPGKMSSGQKIEISS; this is translated from the coding sequence ATGGAAGAGAATACGCCACGACCAGACCTGTCTGCCCTGCGCATATCCAAAGAAAAGCGTTTTGATGACCGTCCTCGCAGTAAGGCCTGGACCTGGATCGGACTGGTTCTTCTCTTGGCCGCAATTATCGTCGGCTACTTCATCTTCAAAGAGTCGGTCACTCCGGGGACCCAGGTGAAAGTGGGAACGGCCAGCATGATCTCCGGATCGGATGCCGCCGCGAGCCTCGTCGCCACCGGCTATGTGGTCGCCCAGCGCAAAGCCGAAGTCGCCTCAAAAGGAACCGGGAGACTGGTCAGGCTCGACTTTGAAGAAGGGGATGTCGTGAAATCGGGAGAGGTTATCGCAATCCTCGACAATGAGGACATCCGTGCTAACCTGCAGGTGGCCAAGGCACAACTCGAACAAGCTAAAGTAGATTCTCTCAACGCCGGTCGGACCTACCGTCGCTACACAGGACTGAAAGAATCCGGCGCAGTGACCACCGCCGAAGTCGAGACCGCTGAATCAAACTACATGGCGGCGCTTGCCGCGGTCGCCGGGGCTGAAGCATCCGTCACCACCGCCTCCGTCAATCTCGAGAATACCTATATTCGTGCCCCGTTCGCCGGGACCATCCTGACCAAAAACGCCGAGGTTGGCGAGATCGTCGCTCCGTTTGCATCGTCGGCATCCTCAAAGGGATCCGTCGTTACCCTTGCGGACATGAACTCTCTCGAGGTCGAGGCGGATGTCTCTGAATCAAACATCAATCGAGTACAGGTCGGGCAACCGGCTGAGATCATTCTCGATGCGTATCCGACTGTTCGCTATGCCGCCAAAGTAAAAAAGATAGTCCCGACCGCGGACCGATCACGCGCCACCGTGCTGACCAAAGTCACTTTCACTCAGATCGATGATAAAGTGTTACCGGAAATGTCTGCCCGGGTTAATTTCTTCCTCGATACCGCCGCGGCCGCATCGACCACCGCCCGGATATTAGCGGTCCCCAAGGACGCAATCACCGATCGGGATGGTCAGTCGGTTGTCTTTCGCATTGATGGCGAATTGGTCACCATGGTGCCTGTTGAGACGGGTCGCGAACTTGGTCGCATGGTAGAGGTCATCTCCGGCTTAGCGAACGGTGACCGCGTCGTTCTCACTCCTCCGGGGAAAATGAGCTCCGGGCAAAAGATAGAAATATCATCTTAG
- a CDS encoding cysteine desulfurase — translation MDIERIKADFPILEERVNSHRLIYLDNAATTQKPRAVINALIDYYRKMNSNIHRGLHTLAERSTEAFEESRAHVARFIGDVPTEEVIFTKGTTEALNLIAYSWGEQNIKAGDEIVITEMEHHANFVPWVMLAKRKNAIIKKIPITVCGHLDLSDIDTIITSKTKLVAFPHVSNVLGTINPVQQIAAKAKSVGATVVVDGAQAAPHMTIRPAEYGIDFYSFSAHKMLGPTGVGVLWGRRSVLQAMPPFNFGGEMIREVSFDRVTFNELPWKFEAGTPNIADVIAFDAALTYLESLGMEEIRTHEIMLTKYAIDRLTSLKGIEIQGPQESATRGGAVSFTDPSIHPHDISTFLDSRGIAIRAGHHCAQPLMRTLGKVATARASFYIYNTEADIDALYDALVEMRKYFGV, via the coding sequence CTGGACATAGAACGGATCAAGGCGGATTTCCCGATCCTCGAGGAACGGGTCAACAGCCACCGACTGATCTATCTCGACAACGCGGCCACCACGCAGAAGCCCCGCGCGGTGATCAATGCGCTGATCGACTATTACCGCAAAATGAACTCGAACATTCACCGGGGTCTCCATACCCTTGCGGAGCGTTCAACCGAAGCATTCGAGGAATCGCGCGCTCATGTAGCGCGGTTTATTGGCGATGTCCCAACCGAAGAAGTGATCTTCACCAAAGGGACCACCGAGGCGCTTAACCTGATCGCCTACTCATGGGGTGAACAGAATATCAAGGCGGGCGATGAGATCGTCATCACCGAAATGGAGCACCACGCCAATTTCGTGCCGTGGGTGATGCTGGCGAAACGCAAGAACGCCATCATCAAGAAGATCCCGATCACGGTCTGCGGTCACCTCGACCTCTCCGATATCGACACGATCATTACTTCCAAAACCAAGCTGGTCGCTTTCCCCCATGTCTCTAACGTGTTGGGAACGATCAATCCGGTTCAGCAGATCGCCGCAAAAGCAAAATCGGTTGGAGCGACCGTAGTGGTCGACGGCGCTCAGGCCGCTCCGCATATGACTATCCGGCCGGCGGAGTACGGCATTGACTTCTACTCTTTCTCCGCTCACAAGATGCTCGGGCCAACCGGCGTTGGCGTACTCTGGGGAAGACGTTCAGTCCTGCAGGCGATGCCCCCCTTCAACTTTGGCGGCGAGATGATCCGCGAGGTTTCATTCGATCGGGTCACTTTTAATGAACTCCCCTGGAAGTTCGAGGCCGGCACGCCGAATATCGCCGACGTGATCGCCTTTGATGCCGCGCTGACCTATCTTGAGTCGCTCGGTATGGAAGAGATCCGCACGCACGAAATTATGCTGACCAAGTACGCCATCGATAGACTCACCTCCCTCAAGGGGATAGAGATACAGGGACCGCAGGAGTCCGCCACCCGCGGCGGCGCGGTCTCCTTTACCGATCCCAGCATTCACCCGCACGACATCAGCACCTTTCTTGATTCCCGCGGGATCGCCATTCGAGCCGGACACCATTGCGCCCAGCCATTGATGAGGACACTGGGCAAGGTGGCCACCGCTCGCGCGTCATTCTACATTTACAATACCGAGGCCGACATCGACGCCCTCTACGATGCCCTGGTTGAAATGAGAAAGTATTTCGGCGTATGA
- the sufB gene encoding Fe-S cluster assembly protein SufB has translation MSDLNIDQQKQDLSSLNADYATKYGFHDPVDYFHKGARGLNHEVVEMISRMKKEPKWMNDIRHEALDIFYAKPMPKWGNTKLLGEIDFENIYYFMKPIENQQKSWDDVPDYIKKTFDRLGIPEAEKSFLGGVSAQYESEVVYHSMKEELTKQGILFLDMDSGLRQFPEIVQKYFASVIPSTDNKFAALNTAVWSGGSFIYVPPGVDVKVPLQAYFRINAENMGQFERTLIIADKGSRVHYIEGCTAPVYSTDSLHSAVVELIAMEGSYIRYTTIQNWSRNIYNLVTKRANAYANATVEWVDGNLGSRLTMKYPCINLLGEGARGEVLSVAFAGVDQHQDAGAKVIHAAPNTSSRITSKSISKDNGRASYRGLAKVHKNAINSKISVECDALLIGRDARSDTYPTMEIDADKVRVEHEARVSKVAEEQLFYLTSRGLTEDEARLLIVNGFMEPFTKELPLEYAVELNRLIQLEMEGSVG, from the coding sequence ATGTCTGATCTGAATATAGACCAGCAAAAACAGGATCTCTCGTCGCTTAATGCGGATTACGCGACCAAGTACGGTTTTCACGATCCGGTCGACTACTTCCACAAGGGAGCGCGCGGCCTGAATCATGAAGTCGTCGAGATGATCTCGCGCATGAAGAAAGAGCCGAAGTGGATGAATGATATCCGCCACGAGGCGCTCGACATCTTTTATGCCAAGCCGATGCCGAAATGGGGCAACACCAAACTGCTCGGCGAGATCGATTTCGAGAATATCTACTACTTCATGAAGCCGATCGAAAACCAGCAGAAAAGCTGGGATGATGTCCCGGATTATATCAAGAAGACCTTTGACCGCCTCGGTATCCCCGAAGCCGAAAAGAGCTTCCTTGGCGGCGTCTCCGCTCAGTATGAATCAGAAGTGGTTTACCACTCGATGAAGGAAGAACTGACCAAGCAGGGGATCCTCTTTCTCGATATGGATTCCGGTCTTCGCCAGTTCCCCGAGATCGTGCAGAAGTATTTCGCTTCGGTGATCCCGTCCACCGATAATAAATTCGCCGCCCTCAATACGGCCGTCTGGTCGGGTGGTTCATTCATTTATGTCCCGCCGGGCGTCGATGTCAAAGTCCCGCTCCAGGCTTATTTCCGCATCAATGCGGAGAACATGGGACAGTTCGAGCGCACACTCATTATCGCCGACAAAGGCTCCCGCGTCCATTACATCGAGGGTTGCACCGCTCCGGTCTATTCGACCGACTCGCTGCACTCCGCGGTGGTTGAACTGATCGCGATGGAGGGATCGTACATTCGATATACCACCATCCAGAACTGGTCGCGCAACATCTACAATCTGGTGACCAAACGGGCGAACGCCTACGCGAATGCGACCGTCGAATGGGTCGACGGTAATCTCGGCTCGCGCCTGACCATGAAATACCCCTGCATCAATCTGCTCGGTGAAGGCGCCCGCGGCGAGGTTCTCTCGGTCGCGTTTGCCGGAGTCGATCAGCATCAGGATGCTGGCGCCAAGGTTATCCATGCCGCGCCGAATACCTCGTCACGCATTACCTCGAAATCAATCTCCAAGGATAATGGCCGCGCTTCGTATCGTGGTCTGGCCAAAGTTCACAAAAACGCCATCAACTCGAAGATCTCGGTTGAATGCGATGCGTTGCTCATCGGTCGTGACGCCCGCTCGGATACCTATCCGACCATGGAGATCGATGCCGACAAGGTGCGGGTGGAGCATGAGGCCCGCGTGTCGAAAGTGGCTGAAGAGCAACTCTTCTACCTCACCAGCCGTGGGCTGACCGAGGATGAAGCACGCCTGTTGATCGTCAACGGCTTCATGGAGCCGTTCACCAAAGAACTCCCTCTGGAGTACGCAGTTGAACTGAATCGACTGATTCAGCTTGAAATGGAAGGTTCGGTCGGATAA
- a CDS encoding manganese efflux pump, with translation MQLHDMLALAFALALDAFAVAAAVGIKLGKIDRWVVFRLSWHFGFAQFGMPIVGWLAGEQIYKYVGSLGNWIAAVVLLIIGVRLIWEQSKPEERAWQGDPTRGASLLVLMFATSIDALAAGLSLALIGVEILQPSLIIGVVAAVMTIVGLASGRQVGAKFGKVAGIIGGLILIGLAVKAVV, from the coding sequence ATGCAACTTCATGATATGCTGGCTTTGGCCTTTGCGCTGGCGCTCGACGCTTTTGCGGTCGCGGCGGCCGTCGGAATAAAGCTTGGGAAGATCGACCGGTGGGTTGTCTTCAGGCTCTCCTGGCACTTTGGGTTTGCCCAGTTTGGGATGCCAATTGTCGGCTGGCTGGCGGGAGAACAGATCTACAAGTATGTCGGATCGTTGGGGAATTGGATCGCCGCGGTCGTATTGCTCATCATCGGCGTGCGACTGATCTGGGAGCAAAGCAAGCCGGAGGAACGGGCATGGCAGGGGGACCCCACACGCGGAGCGTCGCTTTTAGTTTTGATGTTTGCTACTTCGATTGATGCACTGGCGGCGGGGTTGTCACTCGCGTTGATCGGAGTTGAGATATTGCAGCCATCTCTGATCATCGGTGTGGTGGCGGCGGTGATGACGATTGTTGGTCTGGCATCGGGGAGACAGGTAGGGGCGAAGTTCGGGAAAGTGGCGGGGATAATCGGGGGATTGATCTTGATCGGATTGGCGGTGAAGGCGGTAGTGTAG
- a CDS encoding SUF system NifU family Fe-S cluster assembly protein: MTPSLDDMYREIILDHYRSPRGKKPLPHADITTHGQNPSCGDEISLDVEMDHGVVKDVHVNCHGCAISVASGSMLAETVKGRSFDEVRRIAEIVRKMLKGEEVQIPDDLGDIDALKGVRQFPVRIKCALLAWVTLIEGMKNYEDGKHEITNTTITTEDDHETK; the protein is encoded by the coding sequence ATGACACCATCGCTTGACGACATGTATCGCGAGATAATTCTCGATCACTATCGTTCCCCGCGCGGGAAGAAACCCCTTCCCCATGCGGATATCACCACCCACGGCCAGAACCCCTCCTGTGGCGATGAGATATCTCTCGACGTTGAGATGGACCATGGCGTGGTCAAAGATGTACATGTGAATTGCCACGGCTGCGCCATTTCGGTAGCCTCCGGCTCAATGCTCGCTGAGACCGTCAAGGGACGCTCATTCGATGAGGTCCGACGGATCGCCGAGATCGTCCGGAAAATGCTCAAAGGCGAAGAAGTGCAGATCCCGGATGACCTGGGGGATATCGATGCCCTCAAGGGCGTTCGCCAGTTCCCGGTTCGCATCAAGTGTGCCCTGCTTGCCTGGGTCACCCTTATTGAAGGGATGAAGAACTACGAGGACGGCAAACACGAGATCACCAATACCACCATCACCACCGAAGATGACCACGAGACGAAATAA
- a CDS encoding Rrf2 family transcriptional regulator codes for MRISAVEEYGLRCLLALARVGTSGQLSISDIAEAEGLSVPYASKLLAILRRAGLVTAERGRGGGFSIARDPGEINLYEVMTALGGPLIDPQHCQKYTGHAKECVHLGTCSISDVLGGVAGYVQSFLGQTTLADLLTSEKAKMLRLNQEHIRVGQAALEEELNQPSGRIFLE; via the coding sequence ATGAGAATATCAGCAGTTGAAGAGTATGGCCTGCGATGCCTTCTGGCACTCGCTCGGGTCGGAACCTCCGGGCAATTGTCGATCTCAGATATCGCCGAGGCAGAAGGACTGTCGGTCCCCTATGCATCCAAACTCCTCGCGATTTTGCGTCGAGCAGGTCTGGTCACTGCTGAACGCGGACGTGGCGGCGGCTTCTCCATCGCACGCGATCCCGGTGAGATCAATCTGTATGAAGTGATGACCGCACTTGGCGGACCACTGATCGATCCACAGCATTGCCAGAAGTATACTGGCCATGCAAAAGAGTGTGTCCATCTGGGCACGTGCTCCATCTCGGATGTCCTCGGCGGAGTGGCCGGCTATGTGCAGTCATTCCTGGGACAAACAACTCTCGCGGATCTGTTGACCTCCGAAAAGGCCAAGATGCTCCGCCTCAATCAGGAACATATACGAGTCGGCCAGGCGGCACTTGAGGAAGAACTCAACCAGCCGAGTGGCCGCATCTTTCTGGAATAG
- the sufC gene encoding Fe-S cluster assembly ATPase SufC, whose amino-acid sequence MASQQPLFECGDIHVVVDGKQVVNGVTLTINAGEVHAIMGPNGSGKSSLSNALMGHPNYQITKGWAKLNGVDILEMEADERSRAGLFLAFQYPLAIPGVTVANFLRSALQAHRGKDAEMSDFRKLMRAKMADLEIDEVFATRYLNEGFSGGEKKRIEILQMSVLNPKMAILDETDSGLDIDALKTVAEGINKYHSDANGVLMVTHYQRLLNYIKPDFVHVMMAGKLVKSGGADLALKLEDQGYDWVEAEVAQKAGV is encoded by the coding sequence ATGGCATCTCAACAGCCGCTGTTCGAATGTGGCGACATACATGTAGTGGTCGATGGCAAGCAGGTGGTCAATGGCGTCACCCTGACCATCAACGCCGGCGAGGTACACGCGATCATGGGACCGAATGGTTCCGGCAAGTCTTCCCTCTCCAACGCCCTGATGGGGCACCCCAACTATCAGATCACCAAAGGTTGGGCGAAATTGAATGGTGTGGATATTCTCGAGATGGAAGCTGATGAGCGTTCGCGTGCCGGTCTCTTTCTCGCCTTCCAGTATCCGCTGGCCATCCCGGGCGTCACCGTCGCCAATTTCCTCCGCTCTGCACTGCAGGCCCATCGCGGCAAAGATGCCGAAATGTCGGACTTCAGAAAATTGATGCGGGCCAAAATGGCCGACCTCGAGATCGATGAGGTCTTCGCCACCCGCTATCTCAACGAAGGATTCTCCGGCGGTGAAAAGAAACGGATCGAGATCCTCCAGATGTCGGTCCTGAATCCCAAAATGGCGATTCTCGACGAAACCGACTCTGGGCTCGATATCGACGCGCTCAAGACCGTCGCCGAAGGGATCAACAAGTACCACTCGGACGCCAACGGTGTCCTGATGGTGACTCACTATCAGCGCCTCTTGAACTACATCAAGCCGGATTTTGTCCATGTGATGATGGCCGGCAAACTGGTGAAGTCGGGCGGCGCGGATCTCGCGCTCAAGCTCGAGGACCAGGGGTACGACTGGGTCGAGGCGGAAGTTGCTCAGAAAGCAGGTGTTTGA
- a CDS encoding ABC transporter permease produces MNIFKLTIRNAGRHKLRTALTIIGMAIAVMAFAVIRTAIEAWYSQASASSPNRLVANNDVSIIFTLPISYQSKIAAVPGVQSVAHAQWFGGIYVDPANFFPKFAVEAEPYLKMYPEFLIPPDQKETFLKERNAVIVGRRLADRFGFKVGDPVRIIGDIYPGDWDFVIRGIYTGAKENTDESSFIFHYAYVDERMRQEMPPRAGQVGWFMIQIDDPSRATAISNEIDAMFDNSAAETKTQTEEAFALSFVEMSGSIIVGMQIVSIMVIGIVLLVLANTMAMTARERIGEYAVLKTLGFGNGHIVGLIFGESFLIACLGGALGIALTFPIVGLMKVAMALYFSAFPMPALTFILAGGSALIVGILAAIFPAMKALRTSIVDGLRVVD; encoded by the coding sequence GTGAATATCTTCAAGTTAACCATCCGCAATGCCGGACGTCACAAGCTCCGCACGGCTTTGACAATCATTGGCATGGCGATCGCCGTCATGGCCTTTGCGGTCATCCGTACGGCGATCGAGGCCTGGTACAGCCAGGCATCGGCCTCCTCCCCCAATCGGCTGGTGGCCAACAACGATGTTTCCATCATTTTCACCCTGCCGATCTCCTATCAATCGAAGATCGCCGCCGTCCCGGGCGTACAGTCTGTCGCCCACGCGCAGTGGTTTGGCGGCATTTATGTCGATCCTGCGAACTTCTTCCCCAAATTCGCGGTCGAGGCAGAACCTTACCTCAAAATGTATCCGGAATTTCTGATCCCGCCGGACCAGAAAGAAACCTTCCTCAAAGAGCGCAATGCCGTCATTGTCGGACGACGACTCGCCGATCGTTTTGGCTTTAAGGTCGGCGACCCGGTCCGCATCATCGGCGATATTTATCCCGGCGATTGGGACTTTGTGATCCGCGGCATCTACACGGGTGCCAAAGAGAATACCGATGAAAGCTCGTTCATCTTTCACTATGCCTATGTCGATGAACGGATGCGTCAGGAGATGCCGCCACGCGCCGGCCAGGTCGGCTGGTTTATGATACAGATCGATGATCCGTCCCGCGCCACCGCCATTTCTAACGAGATTGACGCCATGTTCGACAACTCAGCCGCGGAAACCAAGACACAGACCGAGGAAGCATTCGCTCTCAGTTTTGTCGAGATGTCCGGCTCAATCATCGTCGGCATGCAGATCGTCTCGATCATGGTCATCGGGATCGTCCTGCTCGTGTTGGCGAACACTATGGCCATGACCGCCCGCGAACGGATCGGTGAGTACGCCGTTCTTAAGACGCTCGGATTCGGCAACGGCCATATAGTGGGACTGATTTTTGGCGAGTCATTTTTGATTGCATGTCTGGGAGGCGCACTCGGGATCGCCCTCACCTTCCCCATCGTCGGCCTGATGAAAGTGGCCATGGCGTTATACTTCAGCGCCTTCCCGATGCCGGCACTGACCTTCATTCTCGCCGGTGGATCGGCTCTCATCGTGGGAATCCTGGCCGCCATCTTCCCGGCCATGAAAGCACTGCGGACCTCCATCGTTGATGGTCTGCGGGTGGTGGATTAG